From a single Campylobacter concisus genomic region:
- a CDS encoding Pathogenicity locus, whose product MVKDIALLNGADHSKMFECTKAFGRGSDRRFYMFYRMICYYANTPHPDKAKLKWWLLKD is encoded by the coding sequence TTGGTTAAGGATATCGCTTTACTAAATGGCGCGGATCATAGCAAGATGTTCGAGTGCACAAAGGCGTTTGGTCGCGGTAGCGATAGGCGTTTTTATATGTTTTATCGTATGATTTGCTACTACGCCAATACGCCGCACCCAGACAAAGCCAAGCTAAAATGGTGGCTTTTGAAGGACTAA